A stretch of the Lolium perenne isolate Kyuss_39 chromosome 3, Kyuss_2.0, whole genome shotgun sequence genome encodes the following:
- the LOC127344083 gene encoding probable serine/threonine-protein kinase PBL23, with product MGLLSVAVRKCNSKTILRGACAGCCSSSPCGVRGKEKAYTPDKHKRWRKNRFWRKKKRSSRKYIGDCTCVSLSELARRGESEAIADLVNNISAKSDVTKHVYAAEEILRITTQNIPSRVLTFKELSDATDKFSCNNLVGEGGFGMVYKGYLKDTKEVIAVKQLDKEGFQGNREFLVEVLMLSLLRHSNLVKLVGYSTDLDQRILVYEYMQNGALENHLLDLPPNAKALPWQTRMKIAVGAAKGIQYLHEVANPPVIYRDLKASNILLDKDFNCKLSDFGLAKLGPVGDQSHVSTRVMGTYGYCAPEYAMTGKLTKMSDIYSFGVVLLELITGRRAIDTSRPTEEQVLIHWAAPLFKDRKRFVRIADPLLQKQYPVKGLYQALAIASMCLQEEPSNRPKISDVVDALTFLSEQKFHPPQDREAGHAKGRDCSTNPPRTDMVSEIKADDEMKQR from the exons ATGGGGTTGTTGTCGGTGGCCGTGAGGAAATGTAACAGCAAGACGATCCTCCGTGGCGCCTGCGCCGGCTGTTGCTCTTCATCTCCATGTGGTGTCCGTGGCAAGGAAAAGGCGTACACGCCCGATAAGCACAAGCGGTGGAGGAAGAACCGGttctggaggaagaagaagaggtccAGCAGGAAGTACATCGGCGACTGCACCTGCGTCAGCCTCAGCGAGCTCGCCAGGCGCGGCGAGAGCGAGGCCATCGCCGACCTCGTCAACAACATCTCGGCCAAGTCAGATGTTACCAAGCACGTGTACGCGGCGGAGGAGATCCTACGGATCACCACCCAGAACATCCCCAGCCGTGTGCTCACGTTCAAGGAGCTCTCCGACGCAACCGACAAGTTCAGCTGCAACAACCTGGTCGGTGAAGGCGGCTTCGGAATGGTCTACAAGGGGTACCTCAAagacaccaaggaggtcatcgcCGTCAAGCAGCTCGACAAGGAGGGGTTCCAAGGGAACCGCGAGTTCCTGGTGGAGGTGCTGATGCTCAGCCTCCTGCGCCACTCCAACCTCGTTAAGCTCGTCGGGTACAGCACCGATCTCGACCAGAGGATCCTCGTCTACGAGTACATGCAAAACGGCGCACTCGAGAATCATCTCCTAG ATCTCCCACCAAATGCCAAGGCACTCCCCTGGCAGACACGGATGAAGATCGCGGTCGGCGCGGCAAAGGGGATCCAGTACCTGCACGAGGTGGCCAACCCGCCGGTGATCTACAGGGACCTCAAGGCGTCCAACATCCTCCTGGACAAGGACTTCAACTGCAAGCTCTCCGACTTCGGGCTCGCCAAGCTCGGCCCCGTCGGCGACCAGAGCCACGTCAGCACCAGGGTCATGGGCACATACGGCTACTGCGCCCCCGAGTACGCCATGACCGGCAAGCTCACCAAGATGTCCGACATATACAGCTTCGGCGTCGTGCTGCTGGAGCTCATCACCGGGAGGCGAGCCATCGACACCTCCAGGCCGACAGAGGAGCAGGTTCTTATCCACTGG GCGGCTCCTCTCTTCAAAGACAGGAAAAGGTTCGTGAGGATAGCTGATCCGTTGCTGCAGAAGCAGTACCCGGTGAAGGGGCTGTATCAAGCACTCGCGATCGCCTCCATGTGCCTCCAGGAGGAGCCAAGCAACAGGCCCAAGATCAGCGACGTCGTGGACGCGCTCACCTTCCTCTCCGAGCAGAAATTTCATCCTCCACAAGACCGGGAAGCTGGTCACGCGAAGGGCAGAGACTGCAGCACCAATCCTCCCAGAACAGACATGGTTTCTGAGatcaaagccgatgatgaaatgaAGCAGAGGTGA